The following are encoded together in the Gordonia insulae genome:
- a CDS encoding nitroreductase/quinone reductase family protein, producing the protein MNRFQQSAAIVNRVVTPLLNLPGVRSLASSSMTVLHYTGRKSGKRFELPVSYRRDGDTVVVGVAMPDKKSWWRNFSGDGAPISLTLDGASRSGHAVSHRDDKGRVHVRIALDSAS; encoded by the coding sequence ATGAACCGTTTCCAGCAATCGGCCGCGATCGTCAACCGGGTGGTCACGCCACTGCTGAACCTGCCAGGTGTGCGATCACTCGCGAGCAGCTCGATGACGGTGCTGCACTACACCGGCCGCAAATCGGGCAAACGGTTCGAGCTGCCGGTGAGCTACCGACGCGACGGCGACACCGTCGTCGTCGGTGTCGCGATGCCCGACAAGAAGTCGTGGTGGCGCAACTTCAGCGGCGACGGGGCGCCGATCTCATTGACCCTCGACGGCGCGAGCAGGTCGGGCCACGCCGTCAGTCACCGCGACGACAAGGGTCGCGTGCACGTCCGCATCGCCCTCGACTCGGCATCCTGA
- a CDS encoding esterase/lipase family protein, translating into MDLSSDRSREIRALASLGRVELSRAVSGVAGIHASISRGVFAGLDRALGGWSRSARTIHDAISMAVYTTTAESVEIAGGLAELAADTAGEVPSQTRRGAAAIGFLNGLIGDQLADERSPLATEMSLRSGGVRVATTADDLARAYPDATGHITVFLHGLMETEYAWDFGGQATYGARLRADIGSTEVLIRYNSGRHISDNGRDLAQLLADIVLLWPVPVTSVSLIGHSMGGLVLRSACHTGVESGAYWPSLVRHTVCLGTPHLGAPMAKGVHVATAALRATAMTRPFGDFLGRRSDGVRDLLHGTITADGRNVVDRDAIRQPAVDNPPLMHTARHLFVTASITHDPDHPVGRLIGDGLVRGSSGRGRDRIRHIGFHGDDGLHIGGAHHFTLLNDDEVHRWLRERLGPQAQLTARHADLDRGFAVG; encoded by the coding sequence ATGGACCTGTCGTCTGATCGCAGCCGCGAGATCCGCGCTCTGGCGTCTCTCGGACGCGTCGAGTTGAGCCGGGCCGTCTCCGGTGTCGCGGGCATCCACGCGTCGATCTCGCGTGGCGTGTTCGCCGGGCTCGATCGGGCACTGGGCGGATGGTCCCGGTCGGCGCGCACCATCCACGACGCGATCAGCATGGCCGTCTACACGACGACCGCCGAATCGGTCGAGATCGCCGGTGGTCTCGCCGAGCTCGCCGCCGACACCGCCGGCGAGGTGCCGTCGCAGACCCGCCGCGGGGCCGCGGCGATAGGTTTCCTCAACGGGCTCATCGGCGACCAGCTCGCCGACGAGCGCTCACCGCTGGCAACCGAGATGTCGCTCCGCTCGGGCGGCGTGCGCGTCGCGACCACCGCCGACGACCTCGCCCGGGCCTACCCGGACGCGACCGGGCACATCACGGTGTTCCTGCACGGGCTCATGGAGACCGAGTACGCCTGGGACTTCGGCGGGCAGGCCACCTATGGTGCGCGGCTGCGAGCTGACATCGGCAGCACCGAGGTGCTGATCCGATACAACTCCGGACGCCACATCAGCGACAACGGCCGCGACCTGGCACAGTTGCTGGCCGACATCGTGCTGCTCTGGCCGGTTCCGGTGACCTCCGTCTCACTCATCGGACATTCGATGGGCGGCCTGGTCCTGCGGAGCGCATGCCATACCGGCGTCGAGAGCGGCGCCTACTGGCCTTCGCTGGTGCGGCACACGGTATGCCTCGGAACGCCGCACCTGGGCGCACCCATGGCGAAGGGCGTCCACGTGGCGACTGCTGCACTGCGGGCCACCGCGATGACGAGGCCGTTCGGCGACTTCCTCGGCCGTCGCAGCGATGGGGTGCGGGACCTGCTCCACGGCACGATCACCGCCGACGGCCGCAACGTCGTCGATCGCGACGCCATCCGTCAGCCGGCCGTTGATAATCCGCCGCTGATGCACACCGCGCGGCACCTGTTCGTCACGGCGTCGATCACGCACGATCCCGATCACCCCGTCGGCCGGCTGATCGGCGACGGCCTCGTGCGCGGATCGAGTGGCCGGGGACGAGATCGCATACGCCACATAGGATTTCATGGGGACGACGGTCTACACATCGGTGGCGCACACCATTTCACGCTGCTGAACGACGACGAGGTCCATCGCTGGCTGCGCGAACGGCTGGGGCCGCAGGCGCAACTGACGGCACGGCATGCCGACCTCGACCGGGGATTCGCCGTCGGCTGA
- a CDS encoding catalase: MSEDTPLYTTRDSGAPAGSDEHSLTVGAGGPIVLHDHYLIEQMAQFNRERIPERQPHAKGSGAFGTFETTEDVSEYTCAALFQPGVKTEMAARFSTVAGERGSPDTWRDPRGFALKFYTSEGNYDMVGNNTPVFFVKDPMKFQHFIRSQKRRADNNLRDHDMQWDFWTLSPESAHQVTWLMGDRGIPKTWRHMNGYSSHTYLWVNAQGVKHWVKYHFISDQGVEFFTQHEADQMAAADTDFHTRDLFESLAGGDRPSWTLKVQLMPYDDAVGYRFNPFDLTKVWPHGDYPLHEVGTMTLHTNPTDNHAQIEQLAFEPNNVVPGIGFSPDRMLLGRVFAYADAHRARLGGNYKQIPVNAPHNEVHSYSKDGAMRINPVTDPVYAPNSKGGPAAVYPGQAEPQWTADGDIVRSAYVDHPEDDDWGQAGTMIREVFDDGARERFVDNVVGHLLNGVSEPILARAFEYWTRVDPDIGARIKAGVTEKKDEPDPKVDEQGNPARTSMQAKV; encoded by the coding sequence ATGTCCGAAGACACTCCCCTGTACACCACGCGCGATTCGGGAGCTCCCGCCGGAAGTGACGAGCACTCACTGACCGTCGGCGCCGGTGGCCCCATCGTGCTGCACGATCACTATCTGATCGAACAGATGGCGCAGTTCAACCGTGAGCGGATCCCCGAGCGACAGCCACACGCCAAGGGCAGTGGCGCGTTCGGCACGTTCGAGACGACCGAGGACGTCTCCGAGTACACCTGCGCCGCCTTGTTCCAGCCCGGCGTGAAAACCGAGATGGCCGCCCGGTTCTCGACGGTCGCGGGTGAGCGCGGGAGCCCGGACACGTGGCGCGACCCGCGTGGTTTCGCGCTGAAGTTCTATACGTCCGAAGGCAATTACGACATGGTCGGCAACAACACGCCGGTCTTCTTCGTCAAGGACCCGATGAAGTTCCAGCACTTCATCCGATCCCAGAAGCGACGCGCCGACAACAACCTCCGCGACCACGACATGCAGTGGGATTTCTGGACGCTGTCACCGGAGTCCGCGCATCAGGTGACCTGGCTGATGGGTGACCGCGGCATCCCGAAGACGTGGCGGCACATGAACGGATACAGCTCACACACATACCTGTGGGTGAACGCGCAGGGCGTCAAGCACTGGGTCAAGTACCACTTCATCTCCGATCAGGGCGTGGAGTTCTTCACTCAGCACGAGGCCGACCAGATGGCCGCGGCCGACACCGACTTCCACACCCGCGATCTGTTCGAGTCGCTGGCCGGCGGCGACCGGCCGAGCTGGACCCTGAAAGTCCAGTTGATGCCCTATGACGATGCGGTCGGCTACCGGTTCAACCCGTTCGACCTGACCAAGGTGTGGCCACACGGCGACTACCCGTTGCACGAGGTCGGCACGATGACCCTGCACACGAATCCGACCGACAACCACGCCCAGATCGAACAACTGGCCTTCGAGCCGAACAACGTGGTGCCGGGTATCGGGTTCAGCCCGGACCGCATGCTGCTCGGACGAGTGTTCGCCTATGCGGACGCGCATCGTGCCCGCCTGGGCGGCAACTACAAGCAGATCCCGGTGAACGCACCACACAACGAGGTGCACAGCTACTCCAAAGACGGTGCCATGCGCATCAATCCGGTGACCGACCCGGTCTATGCCCCGAACTCGAAGGGCGGACCGGCCGCGGTGTACCCCGGCCAGGCGGAACCCCAATGGACCGCGGACGGCGACATCGTCCGCAGCGCCTATGTGGATCATCCCGAGGACGACGACTGGGGCCAGGCGGGCACCATGATCCGCGAGGTGTTCGACGACGGCGCACGGGAACGATTTGTCGACAATGTCGTCGGCCACCTCCTCAACGGCGTCTCCGAACCGATCCTGGCGCGCGCGTTCGAGTACTGGACCAGGGTCGATCCGGATATCGGCGCCCGCATCAAGGCGGGTGTGACCGAGAAGAAGGACGAACCGGATCCCAAGGTCGACGAGCAGGGCAATCCGGCGAGGACCTCGATGCAGGCCAAGGTCTGA